A stretch of DNA from Oryza brachyantha chromosome 4, ObraRS2, whole genome shotgun sequence:
GTTTTGTGCAACTTAGACTCAATACCTGTTggttttgtaaattttactCTTGCAAAAATAGTCCAAACCGGCCTCACAATTTGTTCTTGGATTTTGCAAAAGCATGTACTCGGGataaataatatcaaataGAGTAGCATAGTCCAGTTTGTAAGGAAAAACTCAACAGAGCAAAAGCGGCTCAATGCCAGACTGCAAGATTTAATTTGATATCTGCATATAACAAGTAAGCATAAGCGACCAGCAAACTAAATAGCACTTCAAAGGAGCAATACACTTCGATAGCGCATGAAACAATCTATTTAGCTCCAAATGCATGAGCTATTTCTCCATAGGTCCCTACAAAGGTAGCTAAGTCAAGCACAAAAACACCGCAAAAGGGGACGCCTTCTTGTTTCAGCCCTCTAGGTAGGAGGCCCCGGTCTCCGCTTTCTGCAGACAAAAGTTGTCCAAGCCAATTATCCGACATGAAAGGAGCTCAGTTCTCCTCTCCTTCACCTTGGtcttcatcgtcgtcgtcgtcgtcgtcgtcgtcgtcatcatcagATCCCTAGAAATGTTGCGAGTGAAGGGTAAATACAGATATTCAAGATGGTTAAAGTTCAACAACAATAGTTAACCTAGCAGTCAGGTGATTTTTGTTTCCGAAATAAACTTATTGAAAAGTTAAAATATCACCAGGGTCAGACAGGATGTCATGCAATACTGTACTGGGAGTAACCATTGAGCACACAttattatacttttatattggGAAATGCGAGGTAGTATTACCTCATCGTCATCCACTAATTCAAATTCTTCTTCAAATTCCTGCAAACAAGACATTTGAGAGGACATGGTATTAGGATATACAACAAGAATCAAACAATCCACTTAATCAAAATAGAAGGACTAACATTGTTGAAGTACTTCAAAGGATTAGGCCACAGATCTTCCTTGATGACATCTGCTACCTGTGCAAATAAATTTCTCAGAGAACATcttcatatagaaaaaaaaaaggaaattccTGAATTCTGGTATAAGAAAGACAGCTGGGACAACTATACCTCATCCATAGCTCCATGAGCAAAACTTCTGTTCTTTTCACTATTGAACCAAGTAAAGAAACTGCAAAGGAAAATGATGGCATGTTAACAGCTTTACTGCCCAGAACCCAATGTGACAAATAAAGAACACAATATACAATATGTTATATTGAAGTAAGCAATGGATATAGACATGGCAAAAGGCCTCCACCgcgcccaaaaaaaaaaaattcacgcGTGATAATCTTGTGCCTTTGGCAGTTGTGCTACCAAAATCCAAATTATAGCAAGCAACATAACAAGTAGCATATGTAACAACTAAAAGTCTCTAAACCATGTGCCGTAGTCAGTTGCCAATAAAATTATACCAAGAATCAGAAATTGCAGGTTTACCTGGAATGTTGAAAACAAAGGAGTAAAGCGAGTGTGCTTAGATTACTTGATTATAGAAGATCCCTACTATTTCTTCCAAATTCTAAGTAGAAAAGTAAACAACAAAATTGTGAAACAGGTAGAAATAGCAACCTTTCATCAACTAATATTCGCTTGTCCCCTTTCTCTGTGTACGCACCATCATTGGCAATATCCTTAAATGAGTTGTTAAAAATGTTATCAGGTTCTCTGCAGAAGCATACTAACTGAAACACTTAGATCGATCAAAAGGGCACCATACCATTCCCTCCTTCCACCTGATGGAAGTAGCCTTTACTTTGACTGCTTCATCGCCACTAaaggtatatatttttgtaagcTTTGTATCTTCAAAATATGGATTGGGAGAGAATGTCTACAGTTCAATGACAAGCAATTGTAAACacagtaaaagaaacaagGAAATCTGATATTGCAGGTGCAAACAAGCTTACAAGAGTAATGGAATAGCCTGATTTGATATCTTTTGAATCATCCACATCGATAGACTCCAAGTGTTTGAAAAtctacaaaaagaaaacaagaaaccTCATAAGGTAATTCCAGTAACACATTTCATTGTTTCTTTGCTCCCATAGGGACTACTTAAGTATCGTGTCCTTGCTTTAGTACTCCCTATTACTTGTCTTCTTTTGATGCAAATCTCCTAAAAATTAGTGGAAACCATCCACAAGAGAAAGGTACCTTTTGATCATCTTCAGTTAATAGTTCACCAAGCATAGGATGGCTAAGAAACTGCAAGGTGAATAGTGGACAGCATGCTTAGTAAGTAGATGAAAGGTTTTAATCAATCAACAATATCAGTAAAAagagcatgaaaaaaaaatcattatagaAACATATTACAGACCGCTGTCAGCCAGAAGTCTGGAATTTGCTTGATAATTTCATTCCGTCGAACATAAACCGGTCTGCGAACCTCGTTGTATTTTTGTTCCAACTCCAGAACTTTATCACATGCTTCCTCATTAACCTATAATAAGTTAATGCAATGAAATAGCAGACTAACAttcaaaactaattaaatattCCAGCTGATTATACCAGGTCCAATCTAAACAAGAAATTGGAATTACAAATTTTGCACggaagaaaaatatgaatcTGCTATTTTTTACTTACAATTGAATCACTAAACCTGATAATAGAACTAATAAAACGGAGTAATTATGAAAAGTTAACCAAAAGCCTGAATTGAAGCTGACTTGGAATGTTATAGACAGGATGATGCCATAAGGCACAATATCTGGTGACAAGGGAGTATGGCGTGCAACGTTGTGCAGATAAGGCAAACATGGAGCAAGTCACGAaagatattttatctttacaagaaaaaagagaattgGCATTCACTAGCTTTGTCTAAAAATACTTGGGAGTTTTAGATATAGGAGCACCCAACTTGATTGTACAGATCTGCGATCATATTACACACCACTTTCAATTGCTAGAGGATTTGAACAAACACAGTAACAATGAGTATCTATGTTGTAGATGAAAAACTTTTTCAGCCAACTATTTCCTCCATTTCTGTTATGGTTtccctagattcatctatgaaGCAATGAATATgttgcacacacacacacacggaTTCATTaagtattcatatgaattaggAAAAGGCCAAAACATAGGTAATATTCTATAACGAGCACTCTTCTCTTCATTAATCTCAAAGTATTAACAAGCATTTAACTGTAGCCAAATCTATTATAAATGTCTACAGCTCAATGAGCACAAGCTTGTCAAGTGATTGTATCTGACACGTAAAACAGACAAAATCATCCGCATTCACAATTCCACAAGATCGCACGCACAGCCGCACAGGCCTCCAGGCGGAGCAAACCAAACCGCACAGGCGCACACCGTATTAGCATGCCACTGATGCTGTAGCTTAAACCATAACGAATCGAAATCGAGAATTCCTTCCTTCCGACCTTTCCAACCCAAATTTCCCAAACCATATCTATATTCAGCCACAGCAAACCAATCATTCAACAGAAATCGAGAGTCGAACATCTCCTAAATCCCACACGGCCCGAGCCGCGAGCCCGCGACCACCgcggaaaaaagaaaaactgccCAGCAACAAcgccccccaccccaccccaccccaccgaCTCACCTTCTCGATCTCGTCCTGGATCTCCTGGAGCTTCTCGATGGATTGTAGGAGCGCGGCGTCGACGGTGTCGCCCTCCTCGGCGTCGGTCCTCGGCCTCTTCGCCTTCtgctccgccgtcgccatcgcccggGTGAGGTAGACCCTCCGCGATCTCTAGTGCTCTATCTCACCTGCTCGGCCGGGTGActctgccgctgccgccgccgccgccgccggccgagagggaggCAGCCGAGGGCGGGGtgcggaggtggaggcgggggTGGTCAGGGCTCAGGGGTTAGGGGACGGCGGGGGGTGCGTGTCGCCTTACGAGCCGTTTTATAGTAGTAGGCCGCGCGGCGGAGATTCGCGGTTTGAGTCGGGTTGGGCTTGATTCTCTTATGGGCCTCTTGCACGAGATGGCTTGCCTATGCGATATGCCGCTTAAGAGagatttgaactttttttttaacgctCCATAAGCCAAGGTTTGATTATTTGACCTCTTAGGAGCATCCTAAcagttcatctaaatttgatcatctgtatctttatttggatgattatataaacaatttcatccttcatatcttttttactctagtagatcatccatatctgACATCCTCCATATCTGTTTATATGGAGTTTCTCAatattaatatggatgacattcaaaattaaatgatacgatggatgttctgctggagcttaaattttaccttttatcctctattttcaggatgaaGAATGGGATGAATGAGCTACTGGTTATTAACTTAGATGGCTTTATATATCATACTTATGAGTGttagtataaataatttagcaacgaaaaaattatcaaatcatcaaatttatcgCCGCACAAACCCTAGTTACTGTAGGACTAATTGCCATAGGAGCAAGGAAACATGGGGCGATAATTTGTGCTAATGGCGAGGAAGCTTTGACTCCTAGATTTGGATTTACCGTTGCTCCAGTGCAATCTTCGAATATCAAATTCTGCCCAATAGAAATATAGACGATGCGTGCAGCTCCATGGGTATGTGTCAGCCGTTAGGGCTGgcttaattttatatgaaattttttgactatgttaaattttggtaagagAAAGTTGTGTTTGGATTGAGGCCGGAATAGCCTAAATTAGCTAAGGAAGTGGTTGATTTTAGGCTATCCAAAATTTGGCTTTAATCCAAATAGACACTAAACACtgttaaaattacaaaaatagatAAGGCGAAACCATTACTTGATTCCAACAAAACCTTGCAATGCATATTGTGCATTTAGTTTAGTGAAAAATGTAACCTCCTAAACTTTGGATGGAATTCCATCTAGCATTATGAACTTTAACTGAATTCCAACTCCTGAACTTCGCAATGCCCTCCAACTTTGTAATTCCATTCGTATTTGCACTTTATCCTAAAGTGGTTTTTGGAGGGTGGTGGTTGTTTGTTCGCAATACTCCCACTTAGCATGTACCCTAAAGTGGTTTTGACAATGGTTTTATGTGTTTAAAAGCTTATAAATAAGTAATGGGTGtagcaaatataatatatttacatattgtTGATCATCGACCCTTAATTTACACTCCATATATAGTACCATACTACTATTATGTTACTACCTCTTCCATTCTACTCTCTCCCATTTTATTAtatgacgttggttagttcacgtcatatatttaaatatgaaggAAGTATATCATAAGATGTTTTTGACCTATATAAGTTTATctataaatcatgaatatgtTATAGATATTcgttagtatccatatgaatcagAATACCTCGTAATGTGAAGCAGAGGTGATGTGAAACAGATGTAATAATATTTCCCTGTAAGTGAGAGGGAAAAggcgtaaaaaaaatcaagtggaggttttaattttatcatgtaatCAAACTCAtccaaaatatatgcatatcaAATAAAAGCAACCATAGCGGGTTTACCCCCAACGGCATTGTAAAGGTCAGAGGGTTCGGTACCTGGTCTTAAAGTTAGTGTTAGATGAACTTCCATGTAAGGTATACAAATAATTGTGCTGACGAAAGCACATTTTTTTCCCCCGAACACCGTCAGAGACAGGTGAGAACATAGCCCCGTACATCCAAAGTGAACTGTAAAAGAAACTCTATTACTCCCAGCTACTTATTGTCACAATCCCTTTCTATCATATATCAAGAAAACCCTAATAATTTAATTCTCATGAATTCATGTCGATAGTCCTCGTCGTGCAATTAATCTACTAAGTATCAAGTGACGCCACTAAAACAGCTGTTAGCACACCTCTGGATAGCTTCATCATTTCGGGGATAAGATCAATTCCAAACTTCTCCCAACGTAACCAAACCATCCTACACCAGAACTGATAGATGAACTGCTACTTTGGGGGGTTGAAATC
This window harbors:
- the LOC102710687 gene encoding NAP1-related protein 1 → MATAEQKAKRPRTDAEEGDTVDAALLQSIEKLQEIQDEIEKVNEEACDKVLELEQKYNEVRRPVYVRRNEIIKQIPDFWLTAFLSHPMLGELLTEDDQKIFKHLESIDVDDSKDIKSGYSITLTFSPNPYFEDTKLTKIYTFSGDEAVKVKATSIRWKEGMDIANDGAYTEKGDKRILVDESFFTWFNSEKNRSFAHGAMDEVADVIKEDLWPNPLKYFNNEFEEEFELVDDDEGSDDDDDDDDDDDDEDQGEGEEN